From the Esox lucius isolate fEsoLuc1 chromosome 21, fEsoLuc1.pri, whole genome shotgun sequence genome, one window contains:
- the nktr gene encoding NK-tumor recognition protein isoform X3: protein MRVLPVPAETVPSVSCGIRMGVKERPQCYFDVEINREPVGRIVFQLFSDVCPKTSKNFLSLCTGDRGAGKTTGKKLCFKGSTFHRVVKNFMIQGGDFTEGNGRGGESIYGGYFEDENFILKHDRAFLLSMANRGKHTNGSQFFITTKTAPHLDGVHVVFGLVISGFEVVKRIEGLKTDGASRPYADVRVMDCGQLIVKSANDVLEGKRKRRSHSADSSLSSPSSSSQGSGSETDEKCRHHRQKRRSRRKRRRDRKEEAHNERGLTSLNSLVDGGMKEEPVGEKDLSSVKREKPVVRIEEIPPVPENRFLLRRDQPSQENQPDKSEPEASSLSQDQKPSVTKSGRKLKGRGTMRYHTPTHSKSYSASEEEQGEGSSETPPHWKEEMQRSKTYQPPSVEKWSRGDHRWEEEHSRSDSPWSPSPDRSSGQSSDRSSQPRPHRKEKKKAKRKKKAKKRKHAKRHKKESSKSKEPKELPVIAGQRSPSSHVERSPSPPRTPSSYRRSPRKQSSGSGRRHRSSQSSRASRSYSRSHTLSRSRSRIRSRSYSQSRSRSHSRRRSLSRSRSRSISRSRSRSRYRSRSRSLSRPRRRNAVTSSKKSNLSDNSRLKPDTLTPSSVKGVETQSRALPATSATDNAPVIPMSDSPPPSRWKPGQKPWRPSYVQEVKTKTTPASLAPMGPAAPSSAPNQTQSSPALMAHPENSNLAKKQRYKSHRNQRRSHSGSYRSTSYSRSLSRSHSRSNSGSRTQSPSHDDSRSSSYSRSDSSDSPRRGMDGRQFNDKPKHKTKSTYKTKTPDKTKSTYKTKTPDKTKTIDKGKTLDKSRLDKGWKKYYSSLKRIKNLDKYLTVPDSQIHTSSSDSEHGTASEHSSSPGPRQNGSKGTSSERAKGLKLNQNSLEEPKSRSEWDSDGDKLGKKTSMLKNQKPEVRSAGVPDQRLASVAGWDSESDSEKVLPKMAAKMAGSETKLFLSEKEEGEASSESEHEHTKISKTPDVMVPDSTLLEGSLEKGAEGERHKSRKKNKRKHKHKRRISAKSGSHRSKLKTKRSKRKHQKLKETFHWQPPLEFGEEEEEDESQKEKRLEQQCAVSRDAPPRGRSGKSPCLAKEDKERTHSSPNRNGSLQRTPHRTDDGAEMTKKQSTKSTANSTPKHTDQQNLTVKLSTMEEHHMAVDDMEICTPEHNDLPEAQIAPPGPQAADITLKTLASLSHSLKSKDSFLSPVTEKQQSSASLPAVTLASGLQQDPPAVLAAGPPADPKWKPLKGMAALQALNQNPSPAAHLLPNRTLEPSGSMIHPQHPGSRTQSQGGRTQGVVSIQIKSQSRVRPGSLFDEVRKTARLNQRPRNQDSSSSEESSLSAARAGGVAREEGRGIRRSRSESSHSHRSKSRGRSHSSSRSRSSSYSSSRSRSRRRYTRGRSRSSTYRSYKSHSRTYSRSHSRSYSYDRRRRSRSDSYDSYSSRSRSGSRRRGGRRRRSDSYRSSRSYRSSSNSTSRHSSSSRYS from the exons GGTTCTACCGGTGCCTGCTGAGACTGTTCCCAGTGTGTCCTGTGGGATCAGGATGGGGGTAAAAGAGCGTCCTCAGTGCTACTTTGATGTGGAGATTAACAGAGAACCAG TTGGACGCATAGTCTTTCAGCTGTTCTCCGATGTCTGTCCCAAGACCAGTAAAAACTTCCTCAGTCTGTGCACTG GTGACAGAGGAGCAGGTAAAACCACGGGGAAAAAGCTATGTTTTAAAGGCTCCACGTTCCACAGAGTTGTAAAGAACTTCATGATTCAAGGAGGAGACTTCACAGAAG GAAATGGAAGAGGAGGGGAGTCCATATATGGCGGATACTTCGAAG ATGAGAACTTTATTCTCAAACACGACAGGGCTTTCCTGCTGTCCATGGCCAATCGCGGTAAACACACCAACGGCTCCCAGTTCTTCAT AACCACCAAGACAGCACCTCATCTGGACGG GGTTCATGTGGTGTTTGGCTTGGTCATCTCGGGCTTTGAGGTGGTCAAGCGGATTGAGGGTCTGAAGACAGATGGGGCAAGTCGGCCGTACGCTGATGTCAGGGTCATGGACTGTGGTCAGCTGATTGTCAAGTCGGCTAATGATG taCTGGAAGGAAAAAGGAAGAGGCGCTCTCATTCAGCAGACTCCTCCCTCAGTTCTCCTAGCTCCTCCTCTCAGGGGTCCGGCAGTGAGACAGACGAGAAATGCCGTCACCATCGACAGAAGAGACGCtccaggaggaagaggaggagggatcGGAAGGAAGAGGCTCACAATGAGAGAGGGCTGACTTCTCTGAACAG CCttgtggatggagggatgaaggaggaGCCGGTTGGAGAAAAGGACCTGAGTAGCGTGAAGAGAGAGAAGCCAGTTGTTCGTATAGAAGAGATCCCTCCTGTTCCAGAGAACCGCTTCCTGTTGAGGAGAGACCAGCCGTCTCAGGAGAACCAACCAGACAA atcTGAGCCAGAAGCTTCTTCCCTTTCTCAAGACCAGAAGCCCTCTGTCACCAAGTCCGGACGCAAGCTGAAAGGCAGAGGGACAATG AGATACCACACCCCAACGCACTCCAAGTCCTACTCCGCTtcagaggaggagcagggagaaGGGAGCAGCGAGACTCCACCTCACTGGAAGGAGGAGATGCAGAGGAGCAAGACGTACCAGCCACCCAGCGTAGAGAAATGGAGTAGGGGTGACCA CAGATGGGAGGAGGAACACAGCAGGAGCGACTCACCGTGGTCACCGTCCCCAGATCGTTCCTCGGGCCAATCTTCTGACCGCTCCAGCCAGCCACGCCCACACAGAAAAGAGAAGAAGAAAGCAAAGCGCAAGAAGAAAGCCAAGAAACGCAAGCACGCAAAGAGGCACAAGAAGGAATCCTCCAAGAGCAAAGAGCCCAAAGAATTGCCTGTCATAGCGGGTCAGAGGTCACCATCCAGTCATGTAGAGAGATCACCTTCCCCACCTCGGACCCCCTCTTCCTACCGACGTTCCCCCAGGAAGCAGTCCTCTGGATCAGGCAGACGGCACCGCTCCTCCCAGTCCTCCAGAGCCTCCAGGTCCTACTCCAGGTCTCATACCCTGAGCCGCTCCAGATCCAGAATTAGGTCCAGGTCTTACTCCCAGTCCAGGAGTCGGTCTCACTCCAGGCGTAGGTCTTTGTCCAGGTCAAGGTCCCGGTCCATATCCAGGTCTAGATCCCGATCTCGGTATAGATCCAGATCCAGGTCTTTATCTCGGCCCAGGAGGAGGAACGCTGTCACATCTTCAAAGAAGTCCAATCTGTCTGACAACAGCAGACTGAAGCCAGACACCTTAACTCCAAGTTCAGTGAAGGGTGTGGAGACCCAAAGCAGGGCCCTGCCTGCCACCTCAGCCACTGACAACGCCCCTGTTATTCCCATGAGCGACAGCCCCCCTCCCTCACGCTGGAAGCCTGGCCAGAAACCATGGAGACCTTCTTATGTCCAGGAGGTCAAGACCAAGACAACCCCAGCATCTCTAGCCCCGATGGGCCCTGCTGCCCCCAGTTCAGCTCCAAACCAGACCCAATCCTCGCCAGCGCTGATGGCCCACCCAGAAAATTCCAACCTGGCGAAGAAACAGCGTTACAAATCCCACAGAAACCAGAGACGATCACACAGCGGCTCCTATAGGAGTACGTCCTATAGCCGGTCTCTCAGCCGGTCTCACTCCAGGAGTAACTCCGGATCCAGGACCCAGTCACCCAGTCATGATGACAGCAGATCTTCATCCTACAGCAGGTCAGACTCCTCTGACTCTCCCAGGAGAGGAATGGACGGGAGACAGTTCAATGACAAGCCCAAACACAAGACAAAGAGCACATACAAGACAAAGACCCCAGACAAGACAAAGAGCACATACAAGACAAAGACCCCAGACAAGACAAAGACCATTGACAAGGGCAAGACTTTAGACAAGAGCAGGTTAGACAAGGGCTGGAAGAAGTACTACAGCTCTCTGAAGAGGATCAAGAACCTGGATAAGTACCTAACGGTGCCTGATTCCCAGATCCACACATCTTCATCTGACTCTGAGCATGGAACCGCAAGTGAACACAGTTCTAGTCCCGGGCCCAGACAAAATGGCTCCAAGGGAACCTCATCAGAACGTGCAAAGGGTCTAAAATTAAACCAAAACTCATTGGAGGAACCCAAGAGTAGGTCAGAATGGGACAGTGACGGAGATAAACTAGGCAAGAAGACCAGCATGTTGAAGAACCAAAAGCCTGAGGTTAGATCTGCTGGGGTTCCTGACCAGAGGCTGGCATCTGTTGCTGGGTGGGACTCTGAGAGTGACTCTGAGAAAGTTTTGCCAAAGATGGCTGCCAAGATGGCTGGGTCTGAAACCAAGCTTTTCCTGTcagagaaggaggagggtgaAGCCAGTTCAGAGTCTGAACACGAGCACACCAAGATAAGCAAAACCCCTGATGTGATGGTGCCGGATTCCACACTATTGGAGGGTAGTCTTGAAAAaggggcagagggagagcgACACAAGAGCAGGAAGAAGAATAAacggaaacacaaacacaagagGAGGATATCTGCCAAGTCTGGCTCCCATAGGTCAAAGCTGAAGACAAAGAGGTCCAAAAGGAAACACCAGAAATTGAAGGAGACGTTCCACTGGCAGCCGCCGCTGGAGtttggagaggaagaggaggaagacgaATCACAGAAAGAGAAACGCCTGGAGCAACAGTGTGCTGTTTCAAGGGACGCGCCTCCAAGAGGAAGGTCAGGCAAATCCCCATGTCTGGCAAAGGAGGACAAGGAGAGAACTCACAGTTCACCCAACCGAAACGGTTCTCTACAGCGAACGCCACACCGCACAGATGATGGGGCAGAGATGACGAAAAAGCAGAGCACTAAATCAACTGCAAACTCAACTCCAAAACACACTGACCAACAGAATCTTACTGTTAAACTGTCAACGATGGAAGAGCATCACATGGCAGTAGACGATATGGAGATCTGCACCCCAGAACACAATGACCTACCTGAGGCACAAATCGCACCACCCGGGCCCCAGGCAGCAGACATCACTCTAAAAACCCTGGCTTCTCTGAGTCACTCCTTAAAGAGCAAGGATTCGTTTCTGTCACCTgttacagaaaaacaacagtctTCTGCCTCTCTGCCAGCAGTGACGCTAGCTAGTGGGCTGCAGCAGGACCCACCTGCAGTGTTAGCTGCTGGACCTCCGGCTGATCCAAAATGGAAACCTTTGAAGGGGATGGCTGCTCTACAGGCCCTGAACCAAAACCCCTCCCCTGCAGCCCATCTGCTCCCCAACAGAACCCTGGAGCCCAGCGGGTCAATGATCCATCCCCAGCACCCAGGCAGTAGGACACAGAGCCAGGGTGGGAGGACCCAGGGGGTGGTCAGCATTCAGATAAAGAGCCAAAGCCGGGTACGTCCGGGATCGCTTTTTGACGAGGTGCGGAAGACAGCCAGACTGAACCAGAGGCCCAGGAACCAGGACAGCAGCTCCAGTGAGGAGAGTTCCCTTTCTGCAGCTAGAGCCGGGGGTGTGGCCAGGGAGGAGGGAAGGGGCATCAGGAGGTCCCGGTCGGAGTCTAGCCACTCCCACAGGTCCAAGTCCAGAGGGAGGTCCCATTCCTCCAGCCGCTCACGCTCGTCCAGCTACTCCTCCAG TCGGAGCAGAAGCAGAAGAAGGTACACCAGGGGGCGCTCCCGGAGTTCCACCTACCGCAGCTACAAGAGTCACAGTCGGACATACAGCAGAAGTCATTCCAGAAGCTACTCCTATGATCGTCGTAGAAGGTCAAG GTCAGACTCCTATGACAGCTACTCCAGTCGGAGTCGCAGTGGCAGCAGGAGacgaggagggaggaggaggaggagtgacaGCTACAGGAGCTCAAG GTCCTACCGCTCTTCTAGTAACAGCACCTCCAgacacagcagcagcagcagataCAGCTGa
- the nktr gene encoding NK-tumor recognition protein isoform X1: MRVLPVPAETVPSVSCGIRMGVKERPQCYFDVEINREPVGRIVFQLFSDVCPKTSKNFLSLCTGDRGAGKTTGKKLCFKGSTFHRVVKNFMIQGGDFTEGNGRGGESIYGGYFEDENFILKHDRAFLLSMANRGKHTNGSQFFITTKTAPHLDGVHVVFGLVISGFEVVKRIEGLKTDGASRPYADVRVMDCGQLIVKSANDVLEGKRKRRSHSADSSLSSPSSSSQGSGSETDEKCRHHRQKRRSRRKRRRDRKEEAHNERGLTSLNSLVDGGMKEEPVGEKDLSSVKREKPVVRIEEIPPVPENRFLLRRDQPSQENQPDKSEPEASSLSQDQKPSVTKSGRKLKGRGTMRYHTPTHSKSYSASEEEQGEGSSETPPHWKEEMQRSKTYQPPSVEKWSRGDQLNDHCSSRWEEEHSRSDSPWSPSPDRSSGQSSDRSSQPRPHRKEKKKAKRKKKAKKRKHAKRHKKESSKSKEPKELPVIAGQRSPSSHVERSPSPPRTPSSYRRSPRKQSSGSGRRHRSSQSSRASRSYSRSHTLSRSRSRIRSRSYSQSRSRSHSRRRSLSRSRSRSISRSRSRSRYRSRSRSLSRPRRRNAVTSSKKSNLSDNSRLKPDTLTPSSVKGVETQSRALPATSATDNAPVIPMSDSPPPSRWKPGQKPWRPSYVQEVKTKTTPASLAPMGPAAPSSAPNQTQSSPALMAHPENSNLAKKQRYKSHRNQRRSHSGSYRSTSYSRSLSRSHSRSNSGSRTQSPSHDDSRSSSYSRSDSSDSPRRGMDGRQFNDKPKHKTKSTYKTKTPDKTKSTYKTKTPDKTKTIDKGKTLDKSRLDKGWKKYYSSLKRIKNLDKYLTVPDSQIHTSSSDSEHGTASEHSSSPGPRQNGSKGTSSERAKGLKLNQNSLEEPKSRSEWDSDGDKLGKKTSMLKNQKPEVRSAGVPDQRLASVAGWDSESDSEKVLPKMAAKMAGSETKLFLSEKEEGEASSESEHEHTKISKTPDVMVPDSTLLEGSLEKGAEGERHKSRKKNKRKHKHKRRISAKSGSHRSKLKTKRSKRKHQKLKETFHWQPPLEFGEEEEEDESQKEKRLEQQCAVSRDAPPRGRSGKSPCLAKEDKERTHSSPNRNGSLQRTPHRTDDGAEMTKKQSTKSTANSTPKHTDQQNLTVKLSTMEEHHMAVDDMEICTPEHNDLPEAQIAPPGPQAADITLKTLASLSHSLKSKDSFLSPVTEKQQSSASLPAVTLASGLQQDPPAVLAAGPPADPKWKPLKGMAALQALNQNPSPAAHLLPNRTLEPSGSMIHPQHPGSRTQSQGGRTQGVVSIQIKSQSRVRPGSLFDEVRKTARLNQRPRNQDSSSSEESSLSAARAGGVAREEGRGIRRSRSESSHSHRSKSRGRSHSSSRSRSSSYSSSRSRSRRRYTRGRSRSSTYRSYKSHSRTYSRSHSRSYSYDRRRRSRSDSYDSYSSRSRSGSRRRGGRRRRSDSYRSSRSYRSSSNSTSRHSSSSRYS; the protein is encoded by the exons GGTTCTACCGGTGCCTGCTGAGACTGTTCCCAGTGTGTCCTGTGGGATCAGGATGGGGGTAAAAGAGCGTCCTCAGTGCTACTTTGATGTGGAGATTAACAGAGAACCAG TTGGACGCATAGTCTTTCAGCTGTTCTCCGATGTCTGTCCCAAGACCAGTAAAAACTTCCTCAGTCTGTGCACTG GTGACAGAGGAGCAGGTAAAACCACGGGGAAAAAGCTATGTTTTAAAGGCTCCACGTTCCACAGAGTTGTAAAGAACTTCATGATTCAAGGAGGAGACTTCACAGAAG GAAATGGAAGAGGAGGGGAGTCCATATATGGCGGATACTTCGAAG ATGAGAACTTTATTCTCAAACACGACAGGGCTTTCCTGCTGTCCATGGCCAATCGCGGTAAACACACCAACGGCTCCCAGTTCTTCAT AACCACCAAGACAGCACCTCATCTGGACGG GGTTCATGTGGTGTTTGGCTTGGTCATCTCGGGCTTTGAGGTGGTCAAGCGGATTGAGGGTCTGAAGACAGATGGGGCAAGTCGGCCGTACGCTGATGTCAGGGTCATGGACTGTGGTCAGCTGATTGTCAAGTCGGCTAATGATG taCTGGAAGGAAAAAGGAAGAGGCGCTCTCATTCAGCAGACTCCTCCCTCAGTTCTCCTAGCTCCTCCTCTCAGGGGTCCGGCAGTGAGACAGACGAGAAATGCCGTCACCATCGACAGAAGAGACGCtccaggaggaagaggaggagggatcGGAAGGAAGAGGCTCACAATGAGAGAGGGCTGACTTCTCTGAACAG CCttgtggatggagggatgaaggaggaGCCGGTTGGAGAAAAGGACCTGAGTAGCGTGAAGAGAGAGAAGCCAGTTGTTCGTATAGAAGAGATCCCTCCTGTTCCAGAGAACCGCTTCCTGTTGAGGAGAGACCAGCCGTCTCAGGAGAACCAACCAGACAA atcTGAGCCAGAAGCTTCTTCCCTTTCTCAAGACCAGAAGCCCTCTGTCACCAAGTCCGGACGCAAGCTGAAAGGCAGAGGGACAATG AGATACCACACCCCAACGCACTCCAAGTCCTACTCCGCTtcagaggaggagcagggagaaGGGAGCAGCGAGACTCCACCTCACTGGAAGGAGGAGATGCAGAGGAGCAAGACGTACCAGCCACCCAGCGTAGAGAAATGGAGTAGGGGTGACCA ATTGAATGACCATTGTTCCAGCAGATGGGAGGAGGAACACAGCAGGAGCGACTCACCGTGGTCACCGTCCCCAGATCGTTCCTCGGGCCAATCTTCTGACCGCTCCAGCCAGCCACGCCCACACAGAAAAGAGAAGAAGAAAGCAAAGCGCAAGAAGAAAGCCAAGAAACGCAAGCACGCAAAGAGGCACAAGAAGGAATCCTCCAAGAGCAAAGAGCCCAAAGAATTGCCTGTCATAGCGGGTCAGAGGTCACCATCCAGTCATGTAGAGAGATCACCTTCCCCACCTCGGACCCCCTCTTCCTACCGACGTTCCCCCAGGAAGCAGTCCTCTGGATCAGGCAGACGGCACCGCTCCTCCCAGTCCTCCAGAGCCTCCAGGTCCTACTCCAGGTCTCATACCCTGAGCCGCTCCAGATCCAGAATTAGGTCCAGGTCTTACTCCCAGTCCAGGAGTCGGTCTCACTCCAGGCGTAGGTCTTTGTCCAGGTCAAGGTCCCGGTCCATATCCAGGTCTAGATCCCGATCTCGGTATAGATCCAGATCCAGGTCTTTATCTCGGCCCAGGAGGAGGAACGCTGTCACATCTTCAAAGAAGTCCAATCTGTCTGACAACAGCAGACTGAAGCCAGACACCTTAACTCCAAGTTCAGTGAAGGGTGTGGAGACCCAAAGCAGGGCCCTGCCTGCCACCTCAGCCACTGACAACGCCCCTGTTATTCCCATGAGCGACAGCCCCCCTCCCTCACGCTGGAAGCCTGGCCAGAAACCATGGAGACCTTCTTATGTCCAGGAGGTCAAGACCAAGACAACCCCAGCATCTCTAGCCCCGATGGGCCCTGCTGCCCCCAGTTCAGCTCCAAACCAGACCCAATCCTCGCCAGCGCTGATGGCCCACCCAGAAAATTCCAACCTGGCGAAGAAACAGCGTTACAAATCCCACAGAAACCAGAGACGATCACACAGCGGCTCCTATAGGAGTACGTCCTATAGCCGGTCTCTCAGCCGGTCTCACTCCAGGAGTAACTCCGGATCCAGGACCCAGTCACCCAGTCATGATGACAGCAGATCTTCATCCTACAGCAGGTCAGACTCCTCTGACTCTCCCAGGAGAGGAATGGACGGGAGACAGTTCAATGACAAGCCCAAACACAAGACAAAGAGCACATACAAGACAAAGACCCCAGACAAGACAAAGAGCACATACAAGACAAAGACCCCAGACAAGACAAAGACCATTGACAAGGGCAAGACTTTAGACAAGAGCAGGTTAGACAAGGGCTGGAAGAAGTACTACAGCTCTCTGAAGAGGATCAAGAACCTGGATAAGTACCTAACGGTGCCTGATTCCCAGATCCACACATCTTCATCTGACTCTGAGCATGGAACCGCAAGTGAACACAGTTCTAGTCCCGGGCCCAGACAAAATGGCTCCAAGGGAACCTCATCAGAACGTGCAAAGGGTCTAAAATTAAACCAAAACTCATTGGAGGAACCCAAGAGTAGGTCAGAATGGGACAGTGACGGAGATAAACTAGGCAAGAAGACCAGCATGTTGAAGAACCAAAAGCCTGAGGTTAGATCTGCTGGGGTTCCTGACCAGAGGCTGGCATCTGTTGCTGGGTGGGACTCTGAGAGTGACTCTGAGAAAGTTTTGCCAAAGATGGCTGCCAAGATGGCTGGGTCTGAAACCAAGCTTTTCCTGTcagagaaggaggagggtgaAGCCAGTTCAGAGTCTGAACACGAGCACACCAAGATAAGCAAAACCCCTGATGTGATGGTGCCGGATTCCACACTATTGGAGGGTAGTCTTGAAAAaggggcagagggagagcgACACAAGAGCAGGAAGAAGAATAAacggaaacacaaacacaagagGAGGATATCTGCCAAGTCTGGCTCCCATAGGTCAAAGCTGAAGACAAAGAGGTCCAAAAGGAAACACCAGAAATTGAAGGAGACGTTCCACTGGCAGCCGCCGCTGGAGtttggagaggaagaggaggaagacgaATCACAGAAAGAGAAACGCCTGGAGCAACAGTGTGCTGTTTCAAGGGACGCGCCTCCAAGAGGAAGGTCAGGCAAATCCCCATGTCTGGCAAAGGAGGACAAGGAGAGAACTCACAGTTCACCCAACCGAAACGGTTCTCTACAGCGAACGCCACACCGCACAGATGATGGGGCAGAGATGACGAAAAAGCAGAGCACTAAATCAACTGCAAACTCAACTCCAAAACACACTGACCAACAGAATCTTACTGTTAAACTGTCAACGATGGAAGAGCATCACATGGCAGTAGACGATATGGAGATCTGCACCCCAGAACACAATGACCTACCTGAGGCACAAATCGCACCACCCGGGCCCCAGGCAGCAGACATCACTCTAAAAACCCTGGCTTCTCTGAGTCACTCCTTAAAGAGCAAGGATTCGTTTCTGTCACCTgttacagaaaaacaacagtctTCTGCCTCTCTGCCAGCAGTGACGCTAGCTAGTGGGCTGCAGCAGGACCCACCTGCAGTGTTAGCTGCTGGACCTCCGGCTGATCCAAAATGGAAACCTTTGAAGGGGATGGCTGCTCTACAGGCCCTGAACCAAAACCCCTCCCCTGCAGCCCATCTGCTCCCCAACAGAACCCTGGAGCCCAGCGGGTCAATGATCCATCCCCAGCACCCAGGCAGTAGGACACAGAGCCAGGGTGGGAGGACCCAGGGGGTGGTCAGCATTCAGATAAAGAGCCAAAGCCGGGTACGTCCGGGATCGCTTTTTGACGAGGTGCGGAAGACAGCCAGACTGAACCAGAGGCCCAGGAACCAGGACAGCAGCTCCAGTGAGGAGAGTTCCCTTTCTGCAGCTAGAGCCGGGGGTGTGGCCAGGGAGGAGGGAAGGGGCATCAGGAGGTCCCGGTCGGAGTCTAGCCACTCCCACAGGTCCAAGTCCAGAGGGAGGTCCCATTCCTCCAGCCGCTCACGCTCGTCCAGCTACTCCTCCAG TCGGAGCAGAAGCAGAAGAAGGTACACCAGGGGGCGCTCCCGGAGTTCCACCTACCGCAGCTACAAGAGTCACAGTCGGACATACAGCAGAAGTCATTCCAGAAGCTACTCCTATGATCGTCGTAGAAGGTCAAG GTCAGACTCCTATGACAGCTACTCCAGTCGGAGTCGCAGTGGCAGCAGGAGacgaggagggaggaggaggaggagtgacaGCTACAGGAGCTCAAG GTCCTACCGCTCTTCTAGTAACAGCACCTCCAgacacagcagcagcagcagataCAGCTGa